In the genome of Aedes aegypti strain LVP_AGWG chromosome 2, AaegL5.0 Primary Assembly, whole genome shotgun sequence, the window tctgactctttcaacgtccacgcttcgtgcccatagaatcaatgttttatacagggcgaattttgtttccgtttgcaagctgctggacctaagctggttacgtagtccgtaaaaatccctattcgcagccgcaacacgtcttctcccttcgcgggaaacgtcgttgtcacatgtcacaagtgttccaagataaacaaattcttcaacaacttcaaacacatccccatcaaacacaacctcagcacctacaccaccatgcatgactctatctctacctgcaaccatgtacttcgttttggtagaaataatagtcaggcctatcctcgctgtctccctcttcagaggcacgtaggcctcttccactgacctgcgatcaattccaattagatctatatcgtccgcaaagccatgTGCGacccaagcatgggaaacactcactcagcttttgcgtttccctcactcgcttccacacacagtcgggagcgagaaagcctTTTCTTTTCTTTAACCAAgtcgaacgtttcaatttccagtgctctttctgcttcttcggcgagcgccaagcaaaacaaaacacggCAACTGATTAGTCGCTACCAATTCTGAAAGCCGAAGGCAACCGAATGCATACCGAATGATTGTTTATATTCTGATGCCGTTGGAGTggtttgagtgctgatgagtGTTCACTGACTGGCAATCCACACCGCGGAATAATTCAGTGAGTGGGAATCCGCTcaatcagttcaatgcattcggcgaatggatgcttaATGTGTTCACTCGTGCCTCGTAGATACAAGTGTACTGGTAATCACTTCTCTTCATGTTCCTTCCGATtctcgcttttacacaatcggtttcgacgctttcatgctacactccacCCAGTACGGTTCAGCCatcactgaatgttcggtagcagcagattttttgctatttttaatcggtggcgttcgggtgagtgagtgaattttcccatgcttggtgcgaccttgtgataatagtgccgtttctctgcacgcctgatctcctaatagcaccctcgagtgcaatgttgaacagtaaattcaaaagtgcgtctccctccttcaatccgtctaacgtcacgaacgagattgacacctcgtctgcgatccgaacacttgatttcgaaccatccagcttagcacgtatcagccttattagtttcgccggaaaaccattttcagacattatctgccaaagctcatttcttttcactgagtcgtacgccgccatgaaatcaataaacagatggtgagtctgcaagttatactcccagaatttgtctaggatcattcgcaaggtaaacatctaGTCCGtagtcgaacggccctcacgaaaaccaggtAGTCTgctaaacaggatgcgcgacagaattttgtaagccgaattcagcagggtaattcctctgtaattggcacactccagtctgtgccctttcttgtagatagaacggatgaggccatccagcCAGCCGGCGGgaaattcttcgtcctcccataccttcagatgtactcggtggatcgactggtaaagctgctcgctttcgtgcttgagaagctcgaccgggatctcgtattttccagcagccttacagttcttcagctcgctgatagcctttcttaacctctcctatggtcggtgggtccacagcttgatcgtcgtcatctatgttcatcctgtttcttgctacatttccatttccaccgttcaacaattgctgaaagtgctccttccacctggcagccaccaccgttttatcggtcaacaaattcccttctcgatcattgcacatggcgggcattggtacggtattgtgccgcgcaccattgacagttgcatagaatctccgcatatcattccggttcatgctttcttgagcgtcagctaccacattttcttcgtgctgccttttctttctgcggtggattcgcttttcttcggctctcgctgcacagtgccgctctctgttctgtcgggtaccggccacgaGCAtgcggcttctggcgacattcttcatgtctgtcactcagtggcactcttcatcgaaccagtcgttccgtcttcgttgttgaccagtgccgatcacttcccgtgccgttgttgtcacagcttcgtggatagggtcccacaggctgtcgacgtctccagcaacgttgattcttcccaactgctcgtctagttgctgacggtactgcgcagctaccccatcagtcgacaagtgttgaaaattgaagcgcatcgttctgtttgttgtggaactcgtgacgctgtataaccgcgcccgaattttagctacaactagataatgatcttcttcttcttggcattaacgtccccactgggacagagccggctactcagcttagtgttcttatgagcacttccgcagttattaactgagagctttctttgccaaagttgcgatttttgcattcgtatatcgtgtggcaggcactctgatactctatgcccagggaagtcaaggaaatttccagtaCGAAAAgattcctggaccgaccgggaatcgaacccagacaccttcagcatggctttgctttgtagccgcggactctaaccactcggctaaggaaggccccgagataatgatccgagtcgatattagggcctcggaaggtcctgataTCAATgaaatctgagaaatgtcgcccatcaaccagcacgtggtctggggtccaccgctcggaattcgcgttctccggttctcggccagcgtatttcttggatagctgccacgtttaCGCCAACATTCcacagttcacgagccaggagcccaacacgcggtttatggacaaaaggtcgaaagacaaaaggtcgaaaggacaaaaggtcgaaatacaaaaggtcgaaaatgatttgcatggtgggaaatttttccttctttgataatagtatttcgaccttttgtatctcctgttttgttcttcgaccttttgtcctttcgaccttttgtctttcgaccttctgtcctttcgaccttttgtctttcgacctttagTCATAGAttctaaccagggttgcgctacctacatcgtgctagagaaGCTGCCTCCTccgtgctgacacgatacagcaatgtccgtttgttctttacatgatgaccacggtaatagccatcacaaccatcgacctttatcagggctttggacctgtagctctggttctcaatagtttcaagttctttcggacatgctactatggtgagccgtcatgcgctagcggtgttaaatctcgaatctcttggcctaATTAATGATAATCATTtagctactgaaaaactttgccgaagacgccatctgcaaaacaaaacatttcagGCTCACTTATGCCACCTGGTGGCGAAGTTTTGAATTAACTAGCTAGAACAATGATAACTCTTGACAAACTGAGCAAATTTACCGAAGACGGCATATTATAATAATGTAATTTTAACGCGGTTTTGCACTCTGCGTTTAGTGGCTGGGTTCGAACGTATACCgaaataatagaaataataGACAGAATAAGACAGAACATACAGATTTTAGAGGGCGAAACACATGATATACAAATGGTGCTTAGGCATTGTGTGGGAATATAaataacttttgctgcaaagCACAAGATTTGTATTCGTCTGTTCAGTTTCAGTCTTTGACGCCATCCGCTCCATACAAAAATGGACCACAATAAGTATTTTCGCCTAATCCGTCGTCAAGTGGCTTCAACCCATCTCGGACAATGCTAGCTTTTTCTTCGGTAGCATTGTCCACAAGGTTCTGGGCATCCATCCTTATGACGAGGTTTTTTCCTCCTCGACGCTGCATGTGCGTGCGTTGATTGTGGACCATCTGCAAAAATCTTTGCGCGGTATTTCCATTACTTGATACCGTTCACTGAGGATTTTGTTAAGCACGGATTCGTGGACGAATACGATCGTGTTTGGCAGTATTTAGAAATGTTGTATGATAACATATTCTGGGGAGGTGAAGAGTGTCTATGCGTTGCATGTGAACTGTTCAACTGTACAACTTCCAACTCCTGTTGGAAAGAAAGTCTCTATATTGTGCACCGGCTCGCACTACGACAGTGTCATGTTTTTATCTAGTTGCGATAACAAAAAACCTTTCGGATCTCTCGATATTCCCATGACTCAACATGTGCTTGAGGTGATCAAATAAAACATTGTGTTATCGTTTGCGTTACGCTTCGGCCTACCAATCTGTCCTCCATCAGTTGGAAATAAGCCAGGATGACGCCATTGTCGTCACTCTTTGCACTGCAGTTGTTCTTTGTCATTCAGTAGCAAATTTCGGTGAGAAATAATCAAATATTGAAATCTAGGAAGCAGTAATGTAGACATTCGACATCACTcgtgaagtttgtttgtttttttattccTCTAGCAACACGATCTACATGAAAGATCAACTGTAGGATGCTGACCATTCTCACTGTGTTATTTGGTGTCCTGATTGTGGCGTACAATAGAGAAGCAGCAGAGCTTGTCATATCCCCAAAGGTTTTGCTGACGCCATATCTCCAGTGAGGGTTTATGTGGGTGAGAGCCATTCTTTCATGATCGGCAGTGTTGTACACATCTCCTACACGTCATCTCCAGCGAAAATGATCAAGTTACAAGAAGCTTCAAAAGTAGATTCCTATTCTACGGGATCTGAAGTCAATCTCACTAGTCCTCAACCCATTCCTCCGTTCGCATCATCCAGTCCAATGATTTTGAACTTAACTTAATTCTTCttgaacagtgttgccagccacatgaacatatgtgcttcggccgactgtatgtcATGAAACAATTCCTTCAACTGTGATGAAAGTTCGGTTTTGTTATCTTTAAAATTTGTCGGTATCGGCACTTtcgataacaatcgagcagttttgccattttttatcagaatataAAAACATGTATGgctattttgaaaagttttctatCCAACTTTTTCGAACATCTCAGATAAATATTTCCACATCTAGACttaaaaaatacataattatagccctaatttttttttgaccGATTTTCCTAACGACTCTCCAATATGTAATTATATGTAACtatcaaatatataaaatgtttcaacattgaaacTTGTCAAGAACATACCCGTTGACATAACACAGATGTCATGGAGTAGAATTTccaatccctggaataatttcttgGGATATAAGATTTTCGGGTAAATTACTTTGAAGAATCGCTTGAGCAATTTTTAGGAGTCCTTGCCTAAGGCAATGTTTCCTAATTTCTAGTGGGATTCGtgataaaatatttcaaaagtttctggATTAACTACTGTTGGATTATTTCGAGTATCTCAGcactttctgaaggaatttctcagaaatgAATCCAGAAGAAAAAATAGTGAAATCTTACTCTTATCAGTCTATTAAAAAGTTCATGGAGAAATGCTCAAAGATCAAAATAACATCCGGCAAGCTAATTTGGTGGTTAATacaaatcaatatcaaaatttgatctGACAGATGGTGaggaataaaaataatcaaaaagtcGACAATCATTATCGAACCCTCGACCTTCTAATTTATACGCAGATATTCTTACCATTcagccaggtccgtcccactcgggctcagattgggtaccacttctagtactgcatttggtccctcggtagtgcaaaaggtacccaagttttacagatcgcagtacacttttcacggcattctagattaacttatgagccataaaattttgggcaacttcaagggacatggaggtctttaatttgtctctGATTCAGCTATGCCTTGATGCCACAGTTGGAGGACCAAGGAAATTAGAAGAAATCCTCGCTTTCTGAGACTACTTTTGCTCTTAGAGGTTGTCCCGACGACACACTGTTCAGTTCGGCTATTTTGATGTTTAATGTGTTTTGTTTCATGACAGAGAACTAATTTTGATCTTGttaacatatttgaaaatttcgagctATCGTGCTGAGATTTATAAAAATTTCGAACAtcttttcaatatcaaattgaaattataatttatttagttggtgttatatcaattaatttgataaaaactcgttaacgatgttacgccaatttcctcgtccatggctgtgtccctcCAACATCGATTTTGGCtcacgctctccagatcttggtgcacctgatcaagccacctcacTCGCTGGGCTCCACCAAATTGAGATATGCgataaaaatttgttcattttgagaTGTGATTTAGATTTTTCCGTCTGCCCAGGTTATTATGTCCCACTCGTTAAGCATCAATTTtccaaattcacaaaaaaaaatcattaatatgTGCTAATCCAACTCTGCGTATCCTAAAATGCTTACAAATACCAATTTTGTGGTATAGCGCAAATACGTGAATTAAATTTTCGTAATTGGAGGTTTTAGTGTAGTTCGAGATAATTGTTTGTTAAATGATTCTGAATATTTTCTAATTTAAACTCCAACCCCAACGCAATTGAGCAATTTTCCGACAAATGCGAAAGCAATCACATATTGTTACTGCAAATTGGAATCCGTGTTTCAAACTGCCGGTCATTACTAAATGATAGTAAACTGTAACACtacaaaaaaatccaactgtgGAAACTCCTTCTTTTTTAGCTTCGATTCTAGCGCTGCATAGTCTGGACCTGCACTCTGCCCCCGTGTGCAACAAATGCTGCAACCAACAAACGAGAGTGAGAGTTCACCCCGGCAGCGAAGGTGTTCCTACCCCTCCGTATGTGAATGTGCGCAAATCGTGGCCGATTAATTACGGGCCAGGAACACACATCAAATGGAGGAATGTTTATTACATGATTATTGttagataattttttttctttcgtcgCTTTGGCAAAATAGAACGAGAGCACCGGATTGAGATACTCTCGGCGATCGTCGCCTTTCGTGGGCCGATTTGCTGCTGGGGCAATATGGGAAAGCTAGAACGTGGACAGAAGTTGCGATTGTTACCCCCTCTTTGGTATAAAAGGGAACTGTTTCGATTGTATCGATATCAAATTTAGTACCAGCGTTCAGCCGAGCAGTTCCAAGCCTCAACCACAAAATCCAACCATGAAGGTACGTACTCATGTAATAGGAATTCGTAGGGGTGACCCATTTATCATAGAGATGTTTCACATGAAGTCGTTTGTCATAATGGACCTTTCGTATAAAGCAGTTTTATACAGAAACTAGTCCATCTTATTTGCAATTTTAGGCTAATAGGAGGCATATCAGCTGTAAATTAGCACTaagaattaaaattctatttggTTTCTTGGGACGTCATCCCAAGATAATTGCCaaatgtccttatgcgaaacgtctctGTGAGAAACGTTCCGTTTCCGGATTCCTTAAATAAAATCCGTTCTTGATTAAAAAATTCTACTAATTTCCTAAACCAGTGCATCATCGCTGCAGTCATCTTGGCCATGGCCGCCGTTTCCGAAGCTGGAGTGATCCCATGGGGATGGCCACATGCCGCTGCTTTGCCAGCTGCCGTTCCGGTTGCTGCTTGGCCCCATGCTGGATGGCCTTATGGTGCTGCTGCTTGGCCAGCTGCTGCTCCCTGGGCTGCTGCTCCTTGGGCCGCTGCCGCCCACTGGCCAGCTGCCGTTCCAGCCATCCATGGTCCAGCTGCTTCGGTAGCTCACCACGCTGGAGTCGTTCCCGGAGCCACTTCTGTCACCGCTACCCGTGGAGCCGTTCATGTTGCCCCACTGGCCGGACATGCCGTGTCCCAGCAGCAACTGAACCTTGCTCCAGCTCCAGGAACCATCTAAATTTGATACACTTCTAGTCAGGAATCGAATTGGCCACCGACAAACTATGCAATGGATACCGGGTGTGTGCGCGTTCCCCACGGGAAATGACTTGAACGGCGGTTCACACACACCGGAACCAAACCAAGTGATATACTCATTAGATGATAAGGAGGGCACCAAGTGCCATCGAAGCTTACACCGAGAGATTCGTATGTACAACTgagcaatattttcaaataaaaatgtgaCTCATTTTTATGACAGATGAATTGAAAACGgtcttttttctttattattagTCCTAgaaaattgctttatttttgatattctgaaGTCTACTTGAAATTAAAACATCGATTTGTCGGACCTTATCTATTTTAACAACTAGTTGAAAGTAGAGGTGTGTCCCAAAGCAATTTTTCACCGATGGCGTTGACGCTTGCGGTCGTCTTAAATGGGTAGAGGATAATTGGAAATGAATATCAAATTTTACCATTAAAatatatagggtgtcccagaaagtatgggcacgactttgataatgaaaaacATAGtatcgtaatttcgggtgaagttgatcatttttcacggtttttctagtctgttttctataattttaacaatgccaaacaactaaaagcaggaaaacaagtacgaaggtgagcctcatcgacttatgtaccgaaattttctaacaaattagTGTttacaaatacctctaaaataaaaaatcagaggatctcattttggggtgaaattgatcacttgtcaattcCATTATtgttaaggtacagtgggggaagtgtatcagtggggtaagtggatcatttgtccatattaagcttaaatacttgaatatgttgaatgtttttgcaccattgcttcgttttaggttatattcttacgtccacactaatactattgcaaaactggtagtacacgtacactaacacaagcaaacttgtgagccgcaaaaattgatttattttgaaattgttttctatcaatcaaaaatccattgtatctctgtctaaaatcgaatactattagttttttcaatacatggtgagcatttcagttctaattgaatgaatcacaatgaaaaatatgagatttttataaataaatacaaatatattggacatggtacacttacccctagttttgaatggggtggggtaagtggatcaagtattattatcatttgttGACACACTGTTTATgagaatttgaataagtttcaatatccgcaaatgttgttttcctttaacttttttcattcctagcttaaatttgtcaaattgactataaaaaaaattgaattaatccaccttacagtttatttttaatctttctggtataaaacatacaaaagaatgaatattgcaatatttaAACCAAAACTTtacgtggtttatctaagctgagttgcaaaagaccaaaatatttgtttctttcAATTGAATGCCCAATGTCgcaccttatttgaccatataaattgttctagacataTGATACAATTATATTCATCAatagaataaaaatatttcagtttttaatcaaaaatatgtAACTGTTATGTAACTTATGTTTTTAAACAATAAGTGtttttcaaaacatcgtttggaATACCCCtgcaatacttctgtatagcttatgtgtataaatggaaTTTCCTCCAAATTATACTAGCcacaatgtttttattttgttcgaattagtgtgaactaatgtaaaatattttaaatattattttgataaaataaagatgttttttttaatttttaaaccatcaaaatGTTATATTACTAGCACTATTAACAAGAACGAAAGTAATATCATtcatactatacataattatgcCATACTAgttttgagaatagattttttcgTTTGgttatccacttaccccaccatggtggggcaagtggatcatttggtgcaaattttcaagtcgctcatactcaatacataacaatctgAAAAATCGGAACAAGAAACGATTTGAAGCacattagtccctcatttgttatccacagaaaaaaatttgaattacattattcacgttagctgtacataacaatgaagttgactgttgatttttctgtatccacttaccccacggtaccttagtttccaaaacatatttatatgataaatttgagctccctgaatccgaatatgcttgtaaaattctaaacaatgcaatatttatataaataacgaatagttaaatttcaagaatgacgcggaaaacgcctaaatgtatgcaatttcctaagaaattcaatgatatctaacagaaattcaattatttcaaccatatgagctaattggtacgagttttggtgatgaaatctggtttgggagTATATCTCAAACATCCTCACAaaatttcaggtttataccatgttcaaatccttgcttataaatagaagttcatagctgtttgtcaatactgcaccgtgcatggtttcgaaattttacgttattttcatagtaataaacattttttaacgcaaaaaaaaacttcacaacacacaattttacaatagttacgacaagcaacgttcatttactgcagcttacattgatatttgtactccattacgaataaataaaatcgtgtgatacgatgatcaatttcatcctTCTGATCaacggtacttttcaaaaaacattagaatatttttttaattttgtattttgCTTTAGGCTATTTCAACTAGCATCCgtgataaatttgtttgatttaattattgttcacattgaaaattttgatttcagaaaatcaattcttatctggtCAGCGCAGACcctacattttgttttgttgaaaaataactagtaatatatgattttatcaaaatctttcgTCGTGGTGAGCTCGAGTACATTGTATCATGGATGTTTTACATAATattatgtttgaaattttggctttGTTAGAGAACACTTGATATTTTGTTCCAATAcaaattttacatgcttaagtttaaaatttcaatttggatAGTCTGAGTGATAGTCTGATCAGTTATCATATCGTCGCTgataaatgcatttttttttttcagatttttgttaTACGaacttaaaacaatttttgtaaatCAAAGTCGCTTGAATATAATGCGATTTgtgcaagactgataagagatgcttcaaagaaatgttacgtaatcaacacattaataattaaattattcatttaaaatCGCAATCTTTTCTTGTAGGGTACATTCATCAAATGTGTAAAAACcagatttttatctgcactTATCTTGAAACGGCAGTATGGTGAAGTCGTGCCCATTGTAAGATATTGACTAAAATAATATGAATGCATCTCACTTATGCATACATCATACtgaagggtgaacccaaactttcccacgatgacttgactgactatttgaatgattttggttagtttttagatttttttgtcaatttgTTTATGTGCTCTTCATAGGTTATGAGACTACGGTTCTAATGCCGTACCGGACTAAAATTTTGACCTATCCAATGCGGAAAAAATGGGCCGTGTTgtttcagtgtaatttccagaaaatgtcacaactttaagtaaaaaattagtaaacaaactcaaaaaatgatgttttaaaaatacttgcgaagtaaaatttgccgttTGAGtgagccatagaaaatttcaattgtaGGTGCAATCTCAGAGCTatggacaaaacatttttacATGTCTTTAAAGCAGTGAACCTACactttgcacgggagtgtataataTCAAATTTGAATTCACGGCCAA includes:
- the LOC23687822 gene encoding adult cuticle protein 1; this translates as MKCIIAAVILAMAAVSEAGVIPWGWPHAAALPAAVPVAAWPHAGWPYGAAAWPAAAPWAAAPWAAAAHWPAAVPAIHGPAASVAHHAGVVPGATSVTATRGAVHVAPLAGHAVSQQQLNLAPAPGTI